A single window of Mycosarcoma maydis chromosome 1, whole genome shotgun sequence DNA harbors:
- a CDS encoding uncharacterized protein (related to HSP12 - heat shock protein), giving the protein MSSRRDLSDQASSALKPDSQKGFGEKAKENLDKAAATVQPDSTKSNSQQLGDKVTGNDKTDESLLDKAKNAVGLNDNNNA; this is encoded by the exons ATGTCTTCACGACGAGACCTCTCTGACCAG GCTTCTTCGGCTCTTAAGCCTGACTCGCAGAAAGGCTTCGGCGAGAAGGCCAAGGAGAACCTCGACAAGGCCGCCGCCACCGTTCAGCCTGACTCTACCAAGTCAAactcgcagcagcttggtgacAAGGTCACTGGCAATGACAAGACGGACGAGTCGCTCctcgacaaggccaagaacGCCGTCGGCCTCAacgacaacaacaacgcCTAA
- a CDS encoding uncharacterized protein (related to mitochondrial carrier family protein) codes for MVSTSKHASSSSFDEAEAFPTMEATSLERPQSSKRRASFGQGEARKPVSRSKKAVAAVTGAVTTSFLMTPFDVIKTRLQTQSSAEPLFFPSQHLASAATTPAVSTSGLDKGKGVVRGRSSALASGGLQAHPATCCQQTFFTSNRQPESILCRYDPRQITSSTSTSASSASSASSSAFFTPASSSKSSSTRPAPRTTASRFSRHTASFAASSNPRSSVRILPSPPPAPIGYLHPTPSAITANGSSSCACAFPNETVAARELKAAAAKHGRLTGLWDGVVKVGKAEGIRGLWRGLAPTLMMTVPGQVTYMSCYDFLRSHLLASEDSSQIQADFQEISTTNGRELGLAGKSPSLSAVTAQSLYASLFSGALARGISATLVTPLELIRTRLQASSRSQATLSSILRGLWIEMRTTSLRSGGGPLILWRGLTPTLWRDVPFSAIYFAGYEATKRSLTGGGLGEGNASGSGEEFGVAFVSGALSGSFAAVLTHPFDVVKTRLQTQGSPREAEGRLSGTLRGATDGHGANVWKAMRHILNEEGSKGLWRGLSPRTAKVAPACGVMIASFEVVGRALADLEI; via the coding sequence ATGGTGTCGACATCGAAACATgcgtcctcgtcgagcttcgacgaagcagaagcTTTTCCTACCATGGAAGCCACCTCACTAGAGCGTCCACAGTCGAGTAAGCGACGAGCCAGCTTCGGACAGGGTGAAGCGCGCAAGCCCGTCTCACGCAGCAAGAAGgccgtcgctgctgtgacAGGCGCCGTTACAACGTCGTTCCTTATGACACCTTTTGACGTGATCAAGACGCGACTCCAGACGCAGAGCAGCGCAGAACCGCTCTTCTTCCCGTCGCAGCATCTGGCGTCTGCCGCCACTACCCCGGCTGTTTCGACCTCAGGATTGGACAAGGGTAAGGGCGTAGTTCGAGGCCGCTCATCAGCGCTCGCATCAGGAGGACTACAGGCACATCCAGCAACGTGCTGTCAACAAACTTTCTTCACTTCGAATCGACAGCCAGAGTCCATTCTGTGCCGCTATGATCCAAGGCAGATTACTTCATCTACTAGCACTtcagcatcatcagcatcatcagcatcatcatccgCCTTTTTCACACCTGCATCCTCCTCAAAAAGCTCGTCGACCCGACCCGCACCCCGAACAACAGCATCACGCTTCAGTCGACACACGGCTTCATTTGCAGCATCTTCCAATCCTCGTTCCAGCGTCCGCATACTCCCGTCTCCACCACCCGCACCTATCGGCTACCTCCACCCGACACCCTCTGCTATCACTGCCAACGGCTCGTCCTCATGCGCCTGTGCCTTCCCCAACGAAACCGTTGCTGCGCGAGAACTCAAggccgcagcagccaaacaCGGTCGTCTGACCGGTTTGTGGGATGGtgtcgtcaaagtcggcaaAGCCGAAGGCATTCGTGGATTATGGCGCGGCTTAGCACCTACCCTCATGATGACAGTTCCGGGGCAAGTGACCTACATGTCGTGCTACGACTTTTTGCGCTCTCATCTACTCGCTTCGGAGGACAGCAGTCAGATTCAAGCTGATTTCCAGGAAATCTCGACCACCAACGGTCGTGAGCTCGGGCTTGCAGGTAAATCGCCTTCGCTGTCCGCGGTCACAGCTCAATCTCTCTATGCGTCTCTATTTTCAGGCGCACTAGCAAGAGGCATCTCGGCAACGCTCGTGACACCACTCGAACTCATCCGCACGCGGTTGCAGGCGAGCTCACGATCTCAAGCTACACTCTCGTCTATCTTGCGTGGCTTGTGGATCGAAATGCGAACCACATCCCTACGCTCCGGCGGTGGACCATTGATCCTCTGGCGTGGACTGACACCGACACTGTGGCGAGACGTGCCCTTCAGCGCTATCTATTTTGCTGGGTACGAAGCAACCAAACGGTCTCTAACTGGTGGTGGCTTGGGAGAGGGTAACGCCTCTGGGTCGGGAGAAGAATTCGGCGTCGCTTTCGTCTCTGGTGCTCTGTCTGGATCGTTTGCAGCAGTTCTCACGCATCCATTCGACGTAGTCAAGACTCGATTACAAACTCAAGGCTCGCCACGCGAGGCAGAAGGAAGGCTCTCGGGTACGCTCAGAGGTGCTACAGATGGCCATGGCGCAAACGTGTGGAAGGCGATGCGACACATTTTGAACGAGGAAGGAAGCAAAGGGTTGTGGAGGGGCTTGAGTCCCAGAACGGCCAAGGTAGCGCCTGCATGTGGAGTCATGATTGCCAGCTTTGAGGTTGTCGGCAGGGCGCTAGCTGATTTGGAGATCTAA
- a CDS encoding uncharacterized protein (related to SRC1 - involved in sister chromatid segregation): protein MVERDEYMREGFDPKSLTMPQLRSILVEHEVPFSSAARKADLVDHFNQNVLPKTASLRKKNASIVASSSGIIDMRDQTTTHQTPAKRKPGRPRKSEAPTPSAMPSKTPVKARTPRKKSSLSHKFATSTESEDKDNVKGNKSEPDVAEVPVKRKPGRPRKTAPVVVSNPIEISDTDDNEDNISPRHVSFDPKTSPPVSGARKAGRLSLGARSDDDGTFSDSNPFQSGSEASPATGIAAKAGAYARKARRQTTDGSTLRGKTSAPSLAPESPPKQLKQTSPSVASTLRNYMDQAVASTTPPRIISRLTGTKSADSTGGHAADDEGTARHSKSTSVDAVDDADDDSFDLETFTSPSALAKVRNLRHKKDQQRSREQRSAKSFIDYLLKSVLVFVAVGVLAWTVWYARETRALGFCDTDSNTNSIVEDRRLTALAFAQANNETLDDLTIFPDRLQPACTPCPPHANCAYGKVLGCTSDDWVLQPSIRSNIPLANAFLPLGMTIPRCYPDTQKLVLASELAQAISHMLADFKGEVICGTQKTHATVRSLPKKLVAFESNLTYAISEGAVKRSMSATRDTMLDEEYFEQIWYMALFELTDPRSNVVRIPIANGTVGEGAEQGTRYFLAAKQASLSLSCRSRLALKGWMLRARLYFGLLLSSVLGFFYLRYRLAAARRENVKVSLLVQTALEKLQEQEYLHGRDPVLHPDDFIPLSHLRDDILREEHHSAARSRLWKKVAKVVEENSNVRTRQAQKKGEWLRVWQWIGMDGFRGYGTPSGGIEGKANADDDADARMPVA from the coding sequence ATGGTCGAACGCGACGAGTATATGCGCGAGGGCTTCGACCCTAAGTCGCTCACCATGCCACAACTCCGTAGCATCCTAGTCGAGCACGAAGTACCTTTCAGCAGCGCAGCCAGGAAAGCCGACTTGGTTGACCATTTCAACCAGAATGTTCTTCCCAAGACCGCGTCTCTTCGCAAGAAGAACGCGTCCATCGTTGCCAGCTCTAGTGGCATCATCGACATGCGCGATCAAACGACAACCCACCAGACTCCTGCCAAACGCAAACCAGGTCGCCCCAGGAAGAGCGAGGCACCTACGCCTTCCGCAATGCCCTCGAAGACCCCTGTTAAGGCGCGTACACCTCGCAAGAAATCGTCCTTATCTCATAAATTCGCCACTTCGACGGAAAGCGAAGACAAGGACAACGTCAAGGGTAACAAATCCGAGCCCGATGTGGCAGAAGTCCCTGTCAAGAGAAAGCCAGGGCGCCCCCGCAAAACTGCCCCTGTTGTCGTCTCCAATCCCATCGAAATCTCAGACACCGACGACAACGAAGACAACATATCTCCCCGCCATGTCTCTTTTGATCCGAAGACATCACCGCCCGTGTCTGGCGCTCGAAAGGCCGGACGTCTCAGCCTCGGTGCCCGgagcgatgatgatggcacATTCTCTGACAGCAATCCATTCCAGTCTGGCAGCGAAGCTTCGCCCGCCACAGGTATCGCAGCTAAAGCTGGTGCTTACGCGAGAAAGGCGCGACGCCAGACAACCGATGGAAGCACTTTACGTGGAAAGACTTCCGCCCCATCGCTTGCCCCCGAATCACCTCCCAAGCAACTCAAGCAGACAAGCCCGAGCGTCGCGAGCACACTTCGCAACTACATGGATCAGGCGGTAGCATCGACCACACCTCCTCGTATTATCAGCCGCCTCACTGGAACTAAGTCGGCAGACTCCACCGGCGGACatgctgctgacgacgaAGGCACGGCCCGACACAGCAAATCGACATCAGTCGATGCAGTTGATGATGCGGACGATGACagcttcgatctcgagacTTTTACGTCGCCTTCGGCACTCGCCAAGGTGCGCAACCTTCGCCACAAGAAAGATCAGCAACGAAGTCGAGAACAGCGTTCAGCCAAGTCTTTTATCGATTACCTCCTCAAATCGGTCTTGGTATTTGTAGCGGTCGGCGTGCTAGCTTGGACTGTTTGGTATGCGCGGGAGACACGCGCTCTCGGGTTTTGCGACACAGATTCCAATACCAACTCGATCGTTGAAGATCGCCGCCTTACTGCGCTTGCCTTTGCACAAGCTAACAACGAGACGCTGGACGATCTGACGATCTTTCCTGATCGTCTGCAGCCTGCATGCACGCCCTGCCCACCACACGCTAACTGCGCATACGGAAAAGTACTCGGTTGCACCTCGGACGACTGGGTTCTGCAGCCCAGCATTCGCTCGAACATCCCGCTCGCTAATGCATTCCTTCCGCTCGGCATGACAATACCCCGCTGCTATCCAGACACGCAGAAGCTCGTCCTCGCTTCAGAGCTCGCCCAAGCCATCTCGCACATGCTGGCCGACTTCAAGGGCGAGGTTATCTGCGGTACACAAAAGACACATGCTACGGTTCGCAGTCTGCCTAAGAAACTAGTGGCATTCGAATCTAACTTGACCTACGCCATTTCCGAGGGAGCGGTGAAGCGGTCCATGTCGGCCACACGGGATACTATGTTGGATGAAGAGTATTTCGAGCAAATCTGGTACATGGCTCTATTCGAATTGACAGATCCGAGGAGCAATGTTGTCCGTATTCCTATCGCGAACGGTACCGTCGGAGAAGGAGCGGAGCAAGGTACAAGGTACTTTTTAGCTGCCAAGCAAgcgtcgttgtcgttgtcgtGTCGATCGAGGTTGGCGTTAAAAGGGTGGATGTTGCGTGCGCGGCTGTATTTCGGTCTTCTGTTGTCGAGCGTATTGGGATTCTTCTACTTGCGATATCGGTtagctgctgctcgaagagAGAACGTGAAAgtgtcgctgctggtgcagaCAGCGTTGGAAAAGTTGCAAGAACAGGAGTACCTGCATGGACGGGATCCGGTTCTGCATCCCGATGACTTTATCCCCTTGTCGCATCTCAGAGACGACATCTTGAGGGAGGAACATCATTCGGCGGCCAGGAGCCGGTTGTGGAAGAAGGTGGCCAAGGTGGTCGAGGAAAATTCAAATGTTAGAACCAGACAGGCGCAGAAAAAGGGTGAGTGGTTGAGGGTTTGGCAGTGGATTGGAATGGATGGCTTTCGAGGATATGGCACGCCCAGCGGCGGGATAGAGGGAAAGGCGAAtgccgatgacgatgccgatgcgAGGATGCCTGTTGCTTAA
- a CDS encoding phosphatidylinositol N-acetylglucosaminyltransferase (related to GPI1 - required for N-acetylglucosaminyl phosphatidylinositol synthesis): protein MSHFEATNIKKRSSIPAQQDEVDARAHGMAITATFDVAGIESLLVFWPDKLVDLSPLVAAQRKIGPQQDGIPARLLVGNIVHGHSCEAAVVIVGTIQVSDFDHISSKIVANGLRVVGSMPTTRQKHGIFGTSTSTMLADSPVWLFMSSFCPHGELPSVTSVKFRGSVSGDGHADICAAHIHPAPCAVTMIRYSVPSSRMLQYFALEPLRLAPVSGMKLVSTAKALLVPDSQLSAYSSLLAASSAPSELENKFLQLLMLDPLHWHSFRSVGPHQCQMPCGTALRRAIKYVNRLQAQHECLAASSSSQNGAGNGAILPSRYGIKASVSTGPLARVGKAATLMALVVQAILQHPLFTVKKRAIVIDGVARRLPGSQARNWSLTSVSASARQLNVRISQLVVAPRLASRLRYLRKQQTLPIDEIAAPYIGLWNAVWLIANDVILGYAASVLLLQYRSQLAQLCRDLSERFLVDSILWLLSWLENWPAGLKLNTELSLFFSDAYSSLTIAWQAQGLGYVLPRLETIITAMAIAGRLMGVTMVFCMVQDLVSICTLHITVFYTLSFKTMRAFVYVLLSLFDMFRGKKRNALRGGRLDDASYELDQLLLGTLLFTLVAFLFPTVYVYYLAFGLIRFAVVAFEAGIVETCLALLNHLPMFALMLRVKDPHRLPAGVWLQELGTRVSNDTSDDTHALPMSRFRLRCRPLTVSDIFEGYGQHVSGLFEVPEMLLRCIFGRSLRSSPPTM from the coding sequence ATGTCACATTTTGAAGCAACAAACATCAAGAAGCGGTCATCGATACCCGCACAACAGGACGAGGTAGATGCGCGTGCCCATGGCATGGCTATTACCGCAACGTTTGATGTGGCAGGCATTGAAAGCTTGCTTGTCTTTTGGCCGGACAAGCTGGTCGACCTGTCcccgctcgtcgctgctcaacgcAAGATCGGTCCACAACAGGATGGAATTCCAGCGAGGCTGCTTGTCGGCAATATTGTTCATGGCCATTCATGCGAGGCAGCTGTCGTTATCGTTGGGACCATCCAAGTGTCGGACTTTGACCACATTTCGAGCAAGATCGTCGCAAACGGGCTTCGTGTTGTTGGGTCCATGCCGACCACCAGACAAAAACACGGAATCTTCGGCACCTCTACCTCTACTATGCTCGCTGATAGTCCGGTCTGGTTGTTCATGTCATCGTTTTGCCCGCACGGAGAGCTACCGTCAGTCACGTCTGTGAAATTTCGCGGATCGGTTTCCGGTGATGGTCATGCTGATATCTGTGCAGCACATATCCACCCAGCTCCCTGTGCGGTCACTATGATTCGCTATAGCGTGCCCAGCTCGCGGATGTTGCAATACTTTGCACTCGAGCCGCTTCGGCTTGCTCCTGTCTCGGGTATGAAGCTCGTATCGACCGCGAAAGCTCTGCTCGTGCCCGATTCTCAGCTCTCGGCCTACTCTAGCCTCCTTGCTGCCAGTTCAGCACCATCAGAGCTCGAGAACAAGttcctgcagctgctcatgCTGGATCCGCTCCATTGGCATTCCTTCCGCAGCGTCGGCCCGCATCAGTGTCAAATGCCTTGCGGCACAGCCCTTCGTAGAGCCATCAAGTATGTCAACCGTCTGCAAGCTCAGCACGAGTGCCTAGCTGCTTCCTCCTCAAGCCAAAATGGCGCCGGTAATGGAGCGATTCTTCCATCGCGCTACGGCATCAAAGCTAGCGTCTCGACCGGCCCGCTTGCGCGGGTCGGCAAAGCAGCGACCCTGATGGCTCTTGTTGTTCAGGCGATTTTGCAGCACCCGCTATTTACGGTCAAGAAACGCGCTATAGTGATTGATGGCGTGGCGAGACGGCTACCTGGTTCCCAGGCTAGAAACTGGAGCCTAACAAGCGTGtcagcgagcgcgaggcAACTCAACGTACGCATCTCGCAGCTAGTTGTTGCTCCTCGGCTGGCTTCGCGATTGCGCTACCTGCGCAAGCAACAGACACTACCTATCGACGAGATTGCTGCGCCTTATATCGGGTTGTGGAACGCTGTTTGGCTGATTGCCAACGATGTTATCTTGGGTTATGCCGCCAGTGTTTTGCTACTTCAATATAGATCGCAGCTAGCGCAATTGTGCCGCGACCTATCAGAACGCTTTCTAGTAGACTCGATATTGTGGTTGCTCTCATGGCTCGAGAACTGGCCAGCGGGATTGAAGCTCAACACAGAGCTGTCTCTGTTCTTCAGCGATGCCTATTCTTCGCTCACGATTGCCTGGCAAGCTCAGGGATTGGGTTACGTTCTGCCGCGGCTAGAGACCATCATCACTGCAATGGCAATTGCTGGCCGGTTGATGGGAGTGACCATGGTGTTTTGCATGGTGCAGGATCTCGTATCGATCTGCACGTTGCACATCACGGTGTTCTACACCTTGTCGTTCAAGACGATGCGCGCATTTGTGTATGTACTCTTGTCGCTTTTCGACATGTTCCGAGGCAAGAAGCGAAATGCGCTACGAGGTGGCCGATTGGACGACGCAAGCTACGAGCTGGATCAGTTGCTACTTGGAACACTCCTTTTCACGTTGGTCGCGTTCCTGTTCCCCACAGTGTACGTCTACTATCTGGCTTTCGGATTGATCCGCTTCGCGGTGGTAGCGTTCGAAGCTGGCATTGTTGAGACGTGCTTGGCACTGCTCAATCATCTGCCTATGTTTGCGCTCATGCTACGCGTCAAGGATCCGCATCGATTGCCAGCTGGCGTCTGGTTGCAAGAGCTCGGAACGCGAGTCAGTAACGATACTTCTGATGATACACACGCTTTGCCAATGAGTCGATTCCGACTGCGTTGTCGACCTCTGACGGTCAGCGATATCTTTGAAGGCTATGGACAGCATGTTTCGGGACTTTTTGAAGTACCAGAGATGCTCTTGCGATGCATCTTTGGCCGCTCGCTACGGTCATCGCCGCCGACAATGTAG
- a CDS encoding putative methylmalonate-semialdehyde dehydrogenase (acylating), whose protein sequence is MRSVSLLRASSKAFSDTSAARCLSTSATSRLAQPAAAAATGAAKAQLSQIALSRAKDVESNWQGTSMLGGTTKNYIDGKFVESSTSSWLDVNDPSTQALLSRVPLTTKSEFEAAVANAQAAFPAWRETSLLSRQQVMFKLQALLRDHMDDIANAIVLEQGKTFADAKGDVLRGLQVVEVACGITSTLMEERIEVSKDMDTYARREPLGVTAAIAPFNFPAMIPLWSIPMATVTGNTLVLKPSERVPGASMIIAELCERAGMPKGVLNVVNGAVDIVNGICDDPRIKAISFVGSDKAGAHIYNRGTANGKRVQANLGAKNHAILMPDANKNFALNSIAGAAFGAAGQRCMALSVVVAVGEAQSWVPELVERAKQLKISGGFEEGADLGPLISPQARERVRSLTGSVEQEGGKILLDGRDFSCPDYPNGNFVGPSVIEAGPGMKAYDQEIFGPTLVVLKADTLDQAIDYINKNKYGNGAAIFTTNGATARKFEKNVNAGQLGVNVPVPVPLPMFAWSGNKGSVMGDIGFYGKSALNFYTSFKTSTSLWRSDDAQLSEKASVNMPTMS, encoded by the coding sequence ATGCGATCAGTCAGCCTTCTCCGCGCCTCTTCCAAGGCTTTCAGCGACACGAGCGCTGCACGATGCCTTTCCACCTCGGCGACTTCTAGGCTCGCACAgcccgctgctgccgctgctacCGGTGCGGCGAAGGCGCAACTCAGCCAGATCGCACTCTCTCGAGCCAAGGATGTCGAGTCGAACTGGCAGGGAACCTCGATGCTCGGTGGTACGACCAAGAACTATATTGACGGCAAGTTTGTCGAatcttccacctcgtcgtgGCTCGACGTCAACGATCCTTCCACTCAAGCTCTTCTTTCCAGGGTTCCACTCACTACCAAGTCCGAGTTTGAGGCTGCTGTCGCCAACGCCCAGGCCGCTTTCCCGGCGTGGAGGGAGACCAGTCTGCTTAGCCGACAGCAGGTCATGTTCAAGCTCCAGGCTCTTCTGCGCGACCACATGGACGACATTGCCAACGCCATTGTTCTAGAACAGGGCAAGACGTTTGCTGATGCTAAGGGCGATGTGCTTCGTGGCCTTCAAGTCGTTGAAGTCGCTTGTGGTATCACCAGTACTTTGATGGAGGAGCGCATCGAGGTGTCCAAGGACATGGACACCTATGCTCGTCGTGAACCTCTAGGTGTCACTGCTGCCATTGCACCCTTCAACTTCCCCGCTATGATCCCTCTCTGGTCCATCCCCATGGCGACTGTTACGGGCAACACGCTTGTCCTCAAGCCCTCGGAGCGCGTTCCAGGTGCCTCGATGATCATTGCTGAACTCTGCGAGCGAGCTGGCATGCCCAAGGGTGTGCTTAACGTCGTCAATGGTGCcgtcgacattgtcaaTGGTATCTGCGACGATCCGCGCATCAAAGCCATCTCCTTTGTCGGCTCCGACAAAGCCGGTGCGCACATCTACAATCGCGGCACTGCTAACGGCAAGCGCGTTCAGGCCAATCTGGGTGCTAAGAACCACGCCATCCTCATGCCCGATGCGAACAAGAACTTTgcgctcaactcgatcgcAGGTGCTGCGTTTGGTGCGGCTGGTCAGCGATGCATGGCTCTTTCTGTTGTagttgctgttggtgaAGCGCAGTCGTGGGTGCccgagctggtggagcgcgccaagcagctcaaaaTTTCTGGAGGATTCGAAGAAGGTGCTGATCTGGGACCACTCATCTCGCCTCAAGCACGCGAGCGCGTCCGTTCGCTCACTGGTAGCGTCGAACAGGAAGGTGGCAAGATCCTTCTCGACGGTCGCGATTTCTCGTGTCCCGACTATCCCAACGGCAACTTTGTCGGTCCTTCCGTCATCGAAGCTGGCCCTGGAATGAAGGCCTATGACCAGGAAATCTTCGGTCCTaccctcgtcgtcctcaaAGCCGATacgctcgaccaagctATCGACTACAtcaacaagaacaagtACGGCAACGGTGCGGCTATCTTCACCACCAACGGTGCCACGGCACGCAAGTTCGAAAAGAACGTCAATGCCGGTCAGCTGGGTGTCAATGTTCCCGTTCCTGTGCCGCTGCCCATGTTCGCATGGAGCGGCAACAAGGGTAGTGTGATGGGCGACATTGGCTTCTATGGTAAAAGCGCGTTGAACTTCTACACGAGCTTCAAGACGAGCACCAGCTTGTGGAGGAGCGATGACGCTCAGTTGAGCGAGAAGGCTAGTGTTAACATGCCCACGATGTCGTAA
- a CDS encoding putative glutamate 5-kinase, which produces MTGSHSVPATGPSHSHHANPPTSAASSSSKTIVIKLGTSSIISEETQLPKIAILSSLVETCHKLRSLGHKVVIVCSGAIGMGRIRMHVNEKPKSLGERQALAALGQLRLIALWDSLFGTVGIDVAQVLLTRNDIADRPRYNNARTTLNTLISAPFNAIPIVNENDTVSVSELRFGDNDTLSAITAGLVDADFLFLCTDVDGLYTGNPRSDPNARRLGVVEDVAAARKAVSVATMGSSFGTGGMQTKLIAAELATAAGVATVIINGEHPENMIKVVAKGIPSIGTESTSLRMDSLASSVSSLASDEKELIGYPPLDSPAHTIFLPKANPLSSRKWSILHALHPAGALIIDEGAFKRIARADSGGRLLPAGVVGVEGNWERMQAIRLVVRRRISKAIPHATGLEQGAPLSNSTPIARSLGQYLLRNDTDSVSGTRTPPVIDSLRKGSVAAASVPSSPSSTAASPADAAAHATTSQSTLTKDGDQDWEWQLIEVGRALANYTSIESERIKGLKSSQISSTLGYADSEYLTDQVALHTLSLPDPYPSQ; this is translated from the coding sequence ATGACAGGATCGCACAGCGTCCCCGCAACGGGTCCTTCTCACTCGCACCATGCTAATCCTCCAACCTCGgccgcctcctcctcttccaagACAATCGTAATCAAGCTCGGCACCTCCTCAATCATTTCCGAAGAAACACAGCTCCCGAAAATCGCCATTCTTTCTTCGCTTGTCGAAACATGTCACAAACTGCGGTCTCTTGGTCACAAGGTCGTCATTGTCTGTTCTGGAGCCATTGGGATGGGACGAATCCGAATGCATGTTAATGAAAAGCCCAAGTCTCTCGGTGAACGACAAGCGCTTGCCGCGCTCGGCCAGCTACGACTCATCGCCCTTTGGGACTCGCTCTTCGGCACTGTGggcatcgacgtcgcaCAGGTTCTCCTCACTCGAAACGATATCGCCGATCGACCTCGGTATAACAACGCACGAACTACACTCAACACTCTTATATCCGCGCCATTCAATGCCATCCCTATCGTGAACGAGAACGATACAGTGTCGGTATCAGAGTTGAGGTTCGGTGACAATGACACATTATCAGCGATTACAGCCGGGCTGGTAGACGCCGACTTTCTATTTCTGTGCACAGATGTAGATGGCCTGTACACGGGTAACCCGCGCAGCGATCCAAATGCCAGGCGATTGGGTGTTGTAGAGGACGTAGCAGCTGCACGCAAAGCGGTCTCGGTAGCGACGATGGGTTCGAGTTTTGGTACCGGTGGGATGCAGACCAAGCTGATTGCTGCGGAGTTGGCCACAGCGGCAGGTGTTGCTACTGTGATTATCAACGGTGAACATCCGGAAAACATGATCAAGGTCGTGGCCAAGGGTATTCCGTCAATCGGAACGGAAAGTACGTCGTTGAGGATGGACTCGTTGGCTTCGTCggtgtcgtcgttggcatcGGACGAGAAGGAACTGATCGGATATCCGCCGTTAGACAGCCCGGCGCATACGATCTTCCTGCCGAAAGCGAATCCGTTATCTTCGAGGAAATGGAGCATTTTGCACGCCTTGCATCCAGCAGGCGCACTGATCATCGACGAAGGCGCCTTTAAACGCATAGCTCGTGCTGATTCTGGTGGACGATTGTTGCCTGCAGGTGTGGTAGGGGTTGAGGGTAACTGGGAACGCATGCAGGCTATTCGTTTGGTGGTGCGACGTCGCATCTCCAAAGCGATCCCCCACGCCACGGGGTTGGAGCAAGGCGCACCGCTGAGCAACTCAACTCCCATCGCTCGAAGTTTGGGTCAGTACCTCTTGAGGAACGATACAGACTCGGTCTCAGGTACAAGAACTCCACCGGTCATCGATTCGCTTAGAAAGGGCTCTgtcgcagctgcatctgTGCCGTCCAGTCCATCCAGCACAGCCGCTTCGccagcagatgcagcagcacatgCAACCACATCACAGAGCACCTTGACCAAAGACGGCGACCAAGACTGGGAATGGCAGCTGATCGAAGTAGGAAGGGCCCTAGCCAATTACACCTCGATCGAAAGCGAGAGGATCAAAGGCTTGAAATCTTCTCAAATCTCATCCACGTTAGGATACGCTGACTCCGAGTATTTGACCGATCAGGTGGCTTTGCATACTCTTTCCCTGCCCGATCCTTACCCTTCGCAATGA